Proteins encoded together in one Pseudomonas sp. TCU-HL1 window:
- a CDS encoding bifunctional 3-(3-hydroxy-phenyl)propionate/3-hydroxycinnamic acid hydroxylase, protein MNNKNCSELLPETVDVLVVGYGPAGATLAALLGRYGVKTLVLDKTHEVLLMPRAIALDNEALRILQLAGLTEDAFEKIVIPEVRMHSPVLGQFARANTAGCIDGHPKLVTFYQPDLEHAMRDQVSRFDSVTSMSGLELENLAAESDCVVASVRDQKGHTHFVRARYLVGADGASSRVRTLIGQDFEGETYAEDWLIVDAGHRRQSAIDHVEFLCDPKRPAPHMPAPGGRERWEFMLHPGETRDTMESPESIAQLVAPWVDSRELQIERKAVYRFHARCCNSFSKGRIFLVGDAAHITPPFVGQGLVAGLRDVANLAWKLAWVLRGQASASVLNSYDEERRPHAKAMIDMAKLMGRLVMPRNRLAAFLIHGLMRTLALTPATRKYFEELEIKPKNIFRHGLFAPHRRGDKLVRGGLFPQAWVRNAQQQVHRSDEALGDHLTLVGFGVDPLSLLSPAQVVSWVKIGGNFLHIGPSGQRPAGSFTLIEDLNHAILPLAPKGTLVVVRPDRQIMHHAPSTEAAKLIQTCIDLLASDDSTADSVSFTIGEPSRMRA, encoded by the coding sequence ATGAACAACAAGAATTGCTCCGAACTGCTTCCAGAAACTGTCGATGTATTGGTAGTGGGCTACGGCCCCGCAGGGGCGACGCTCGCCGCACTACTGGGTCGCTATGGCGTAAAGACACTGGTTCTGGACAAGACCCACGAGGTCCTCCTGATGCCCCGAGCCATTGCCCTGGACAACGAAGCGCTCCGCATCCTGCAACTTGCCGGGTTGACCGAAGACGCTTTCGAGAAGATCGTGATTCCAGAAGTACGCATGCACTCCCCGGTGCTCGGTCAGTTCGCACGGGCCAACACGGCGGGGTGTATCGACGGCCATCCCAAGCTGGTGACCTTCTACCAACCCGACCTCGAGCACGCGATGCGAGACCAGGTCTCGCGGTTCGATTCAGTGACCAGCATGAGCGGACTCGAGCTCGAAAATCTGGCCGCAGAGTCGGATTGTGTCGTCGCCTCCGTACGGGACCAGAAGGGCCATACGCACTTCGTTCGCGCCCGATACCTGGTAGGTGCCGATGGTGCCAGCTCCAGGGTCAGAACCCTGATCGGCCAGGACTTCGAAGGAGAGACCTATGCCGAAGATTGGCTGATCGTCGACGCAGGCCACCGGCGCCAATCTGCCATCGATCATGTCGAGTTCCTCTGCGACCCGAAGCGCCCCGCTCCGCATATGCCCGCGCCGGGAGGCCGGGAGCGCTGGGAGTTCATGCTGCACCCGGGTGAGACGCGAGACACAATGGAAAGCCCGGAAAGCATCGCCCAACTCGTCGCGCCCTGGGTCGATTCGCGCGAGCTGCAGATCGAGCGCAAAGCGGTATACCGATTCCACGCCCGCTGCTGCAACAGCTTCAGCAAAGGCCGCATCTTCCTTGTAGGCGATGCGGCCCACATTACGCCCCCCTTCGTAGGACAGGGACTTGTCGCCGGGCTTCGCGATGTCGCCAACCTGGCCTGGAAACTCGCTTGGGTCCTGCGGGGCCAAGCCTCGGCCTCGGTGCTGAACTCCTATGACGAGGAGCGCCGCCCCCACGCCAAAGCCATGATCGATATGGCCAAGCTGATGGGCCGCCTGGTAATGCCCAGGAACAGACTGGCAGCCTTCCTCATACATGGGCTGATGCGCACGTTGGCGTTGACGCCGGCTACCCGAAAGTACTTCGAGGAGTTGGAGATCAAACCCAAGAACATCTTCAGGCACGGCCTGTTCGCGCCCCATCGCCGCGGCGACAAGCTGGTTCGCGGGGGACTGTTTCCTCAAGCCTGGGTTCGCAATGCTCAGCAGCAGGTGCATCGGAGTGACGAGGCCCTGGGAGACCACCTCACGCTGGTCGGATTCGGTGTCGACCCGCTGTCGCTGCTCTCCCCCGCCCAGGTCGTTTCCTGGGTAAAGATAGGGGGTAACTTCCTGCACATCGGGCCATCTGGTCAGCGCCCTGCCGGCAGCTTTACCCTCATCGAGGATCTCAACCATGCCATTCTGCCGCTGGCGCCCAAGGGCACGCTGGTCGTGGTACGCCCCGATCGCCAAATCATGCACCATGCCCCCAGCACAGAGGCAGCGAAGCTGATTCAAACCTGCATTGACCTGCTGGCCAGCGACGACTCCACTGCCGACAGCGTTTCATTTACCATCGGCGAGCCCTCTCGAATGCGAGCTTGA
- a CDS encoding TetR/AcrR family transcriptional regulator has product MPTPTPPPELAALPPLTRGHKKRERTRRGLVDAALRLVARKEVGEIALLEVAAEAEVSNGTIYNYFRTREEVLEAVGITLATEFSDAISALSSDVRSGAQRLSIGVRMFIRRAADDHQWANALLRIIHFDQAMRSRLATHVLGDLREGLREGAFTFEDEGIAMDMVVSCTTGAMRSVVEGRAVAEHDVRVAEMILKALGVTPAKAKKIAGLPIPTTS; this is encoded by the coding sequence ATGCCCACCCCTACCCCACCGCCAGAATTGGCCGCCCTCCCGCCGCTCACGCGAGGACACAAAAAGCGTGAGCGTACCCGTCGCGGCTTGGTGGACGCAGCTCTGCGCCTTGTTGCACGCAAGGAGGTAGGGGAGATCGCTCTGCTCGAGGTGGCCGCAGAAGCGGAGGTATCCAACGGCACCATTTACAACTACTTCCGCACTCGCGAAGAAGTGCTAGAGGCGGTGGGCATCACTTTGGCGACTGAGTTCTCCGATGCCATCTCCGCCCTGAGCTCGGACGTGCGCAGCGGTGCACAGCGGCTTTCGATTGGCGTGCGCATGTTCATTCGCCGGGCCGCCGATGACCACCAATGGGCCAACGCACTGCTACGCATCATCCATTTCGACCAGGCCATGCGCTCACGATTGGCCACCCATGTGCTTGGCGACCTGCGCGAAGGCCTACGCGAGGGTGCTTTCACTTTCGAGGACGAAGGCATCGCCATGGACATGGTGGTGTCTTGCACAACTGGGGCAATGCGCTCGGTTGTCGAGGGGCGTGCGGTGGCGGAGCACGATGTGCGGGTCGCCGAGATGATTCTCAAGGCTCTGGGCGTTACTCCCGCCAAAGCCAAGAAAATTGCCGGCCTGCCGATACCCACCACTTCCTGA
- a CDS encoding DUF5064 family protein, whose product MFKPGHLHRANPLDLLHLPKFDIDVFYEVRRDPVEGVLMHFKVVGTIGGREFCEEFDMHRDTAFNFASPITKAVAKHGLPLNAGPIMPEHTEYDAMFEDIRLQLGARTGEPVDFDHLDKDGL is encoded by the coding sequence ACTCGATCTGCTGCACCTGCCGAAGTTCGACATCGACGTGTTCTACGAGGTCCGCCGCGACCCGGTCGAAGGCGTGCTGATGCATTTCAAAGTGGTCGGTACTATCGGGGGCCGCGAGTTCTGCGAAGAATTCGACATGCATCGCGATACCGCCTTCAACTTTGCCAGCCCGATCACCAAGGCAGTGGCCAAACACGGCCTGCCGCTCAACGCTGGTCCGATCATGCCCGAGCACACCGAATACGACGCTATGTTCGAGGACATCCGCCTGCAGCTCGGCGCTCGAACGGGCGAGCCCGTCGACTTCGATCACCTCGACAAGGACGGCCTGTGA